The Mustelus asterias unplaced genomic scaffold, sMusAst1.hap1.1 HAP1_SCAFFOLD_4021, whole genome shotgun sequence genomic sequence GCGAGTTACAGGCGTAAGTTAGATAGACGACAGAAACCGGAACGTTGAAGCATGGATTCCAGTAAAATTGAAGGAGAATTGCTGTACTGCAGAGTGTTTGAAGTTTTCAGGGTGGGGGCTATTATGAACATATAACAGTGTTAAATTAAATATTGCATTTGAGCCAATGGACATTGGCTTCACATTATCGAACTCACTCTAAGTCATGTAGCTCTTTTGTCTAACCTCTCTtaattgttgtttattgcagcCAACTTAATCACGATGCTAACACTCCAACTCAGAGACTGCGGTCTGTGCAAGAGCACTACTATCTACCTGGTCGCCATGATCACGGCAGACGTCCTGGTCCTCTCATTTCTTGTTCTGGTAAACCATATATTGGTTCCCAATTTCCCACAGGTGCTTTACCTTAACAGCGTAGcctatggcctcaactccatcatGAGTACCGCTGTGATTGACTGCTCAGTATGGCTAACCGTGTCCTTCACCTTTGACCGTTTCGTGGCAATCTGCTGCCAGAAGTTCAGAGGAACTTACTGTACTCCGAAATCTGCAGCTCTGGTAGTTGTGGTGATTTATCTTGCGACATATTTCAGAAGAATCCCAAATTATTTCACAAATATACATTACTATGATCATAAAAACCTGCAAAACGAACATAGAGACGGTCTCAGCATTGAATCTAAGCAGGCCTGGAGAGCATTTGACTGGATGAACATTATTTTAAATCCCTTAGTTCCTTACTTGGCTGTGGTGCTGCTCAACCTGTTGACAGTCAGGCACGTCCTGGCGGCCAGTCGTGCCCGGCGGGGATTCCGGGGAGATGCTCACAGTTCTGGGGACCCCGAGATGCAGAATCGGAGGAAAGCCCTGGTGTTGCTCTTTGCCGCCTCGGCGAGTTTCATCTTGTTGTGGATGCCGACAATCGGCCTCTTCCTTTTCTCACGGCTCACTGAAAGCTACAGTTTCCCCGACTTCAACCACCCTGTTGCTGTGATTCATGAAAGCGCTGACATGCTCAGTGCACTGAACTGTTGTACCAGCACGTGTATGTACGCTCTAACC encodes the following:
- the LOC144490913 gene encoding putative G-protein coupled receptor 139, producing the protein MLTLQLRDCGLCKSTTIYLVAMITADVLVLSFLVLVNHILVPNFPQVLYLNSVAYGLNSIMSTAVIDCSVWLTVSFTFDRFVAICCQKFRGTYCTPKSAALVVVVIYLATYFRRIPNYFTNIHYYDHKNLQNEHRDGLSIESKQAWRAFDWMNIILNPLVPYLAVVLLNLLTVRHVLAASRARRGFRGDAHSSGDPEMQNRRKALVLLFAASASFILLWMPTIGLFLFSRLTESYSFPDFNHPVAVIHESADMLSALNCCTSTCMYALTQSKFRAELRRTLRCGKNRITKTTAARD